One stretch of Cohnella algarum DNA includes these proteins:
- the guaB gene encoding IMP dehydrogenase yields MWQNKFAKEGLTFDDVLLVPRKSSTLPRDVDVSTTLSASVKLNIPLISAGMDTVTESALAIAIAREGGIGIIHKNMSVAQQAEEVDRVKRSESGVITNPFSLTPDHHVYDAEELMGKYRISGVPIVDKDGKLEGIITNRDLRFVHDYSIKVSEVMTKENLVTAPVGTTLQEAEVILQQHKIEKLPLVDENNTLKGLITIKDIEKAIQFPNAAKDQHGRLLVGAAVGVSKDTFERAEALVKAGVDMLVVDSAHGHHINIVEMVRQLRDRYPDLTIVAGNVATGEATRDLIEAGASIVKVGIGPGSICTTRIIAGIGVPQITAIYDCATVAREYNVPIIADGGIKYSGEITKAIAAGASAVMLGSLFAGTEESPGEAEIYQGRRYKSYRGMGSIGAMKEGSKDRYFQEDDSKLVPEGIEGRIPYKGPLKDTIHQLIGGLRSGMGYCGTETIEQLKNDTYFVRITGAGLRESHPHDVQITKEAPNYSL; encoded by the coding sequence GTGTGGCAAAACAAATTCGCCAAGGAAGGCCTTACGTTCGACGACGTACTGCTCGTTCCGCGCAAGTCTTCTACTCTGCCGAGGGACGTGGACGTGTCGACAACGCTGAGCGCTTCGGTGAAGCTGAATATTCCGCTGATCAGCGCCGGAATGGATACCGTCACGGAATCGGCCTTGGCGATTGCCATTGCCCGTGAAGGCGGCATCGGCATCATTCACAAGAACATGTCCGTGGCGCAGCAAGCGGAAGAAGTCGACCGGGTGAAACGCTCCGAGAGCGGCGTTATTACGAATCCTTTTTCATTGACTCCGGACCATCATGTGTACGACGCCGAAGAGCTGATGGGCAAGTACCGCATTTCCGGCGTGCCGATCGTGGACAAGGACGGCAAGCTGGAAGGGATCATCACGAATCGCGATTTACGTTTCGTCCATGACTACTCCATCAAAGTCAGCGAAGTGATGACGAAGGAAAACCTGGTCACCGCGCCGGTCGGCACGACGCTGCAGGAAGCCGAAGTGATCCTTCAACAGCATAAAATCGAGAAACTTCCCCTCGTCGACGAAAACAACACGCTGAAAGGCCTCATCACCATTAAAGATATCGAAAAAGCGATCCAGTTCCCGAACGCGGCAAAGGATCAGCACGGACGTCTGCTCGTGGGTGCGGCCGTCGGCGTATCCAAGGATACGTTCGAACGCGCGGAAGCGCTGGTGAAGGCGGGCGTCGACATGCTCGTCGTCGATTCCGCCCACGGCCATCACATCAACATCGTCGAAATGGTCCGCCAGCTTCGCGACCGGTATCCGGATCTGACGATCGTTGCGGGCAACGTGGCGACGGGCGAAGCGACACGCGACCTGATCGAAGCCGGCGCGTCGATCGTCAAAGTCGGCATCGGCCCGGGCTCCATCTGTACGACGCGGATAATCGCCGGCATCGGGGTTCCGCAAATTACGGCCATCTACGATTGCGCTACGGTGGCACGGGAGTACAATGTGCCGATTATCGCGGACGGCGGGATCAAATATTCCGGCGAGATCACGAAAGCGATCGCCGCCGGCGCCAGCGCCGTCATGCTCGGCAGCTTGTTCGCCGGCACGGAGGAAAGCCCGGGCGAAGCCGAAATTTATCAAGGCCGCCGGTACAAGTCCTATCGCGGCATGGGTTCGATCGGCGCGATGAAGGAAGGCAGCAAGGACCGCTACTTCCAGGAAGACGATTCGAAGCTCGTTCCGGAAGGAATCGAAGGCCGAATTCCGTACAAAGGACCGCTCAAGGACACGATTCATCAGCTGATTGGCGGTTTGCGCTCCGGCATGGGCTACTGCGGAACCGAAACGATCGAGCAATTGAAGAACGACACGTATTTCGTCCGCATTACGGGGGCAGGGCTGCGCGAAAGCCATCCGCACGACGTCCAAATTACGAAAGAAGCCCCGAACTATTCGCTGTGA
- a CDS encoding D-alanyl-D-alanine carboxypeptidase family protein, translating into MNRPHPLSLRPSLSITRFIAIIVLLSFVSATLFAGAAKAETDAAGLQLSAHSAILIDADSGQVLYEKDSDTAYAPASMSKMMTEYLVFKAVEEGKLSWDQTITVTENAASQVGSRIFLAVGDKHTVEQLYIAMAVGSANDASVQLAEAVAGSEEAFAKLMNETAAELGMTNSHFINATGLDRADMPEKYRPTSIEGETMMSARDAATLAYHIIKEDPKFLEYSKIQTYQFRERDTDPIVNYNWMLESNKDVPSFRKFAYEGVDGLKTGHTSSAGNCFTGTALRDGTRLIAVVMGVEGSSTDGKRFLETATLFDYGFNNFEKKTVIDAKTAVPEHETLPVKKGVSKKLDVVTATDLTILVKKGETIEPTVTEVKSTVDPITAPVKQGDKVGTVTYTYKDPATQADKSATIDLVATEDVKKASWWRLMFRAIGEFFAGLFKGIVNLF; encoded by the coding sequence TTGAATCGTCCTCACCCCTTGTCGCTACGTCCGTCTCTTTCGATTACGAGGTTTATTGCTATAATCGTTCTTCTATCATTCGTCTCAGCGACTCTATTTGCGGGCGCAGCCAAAGCGGAAACCGATGCGGCTGGACTGCAGCTGTCGGCTCATTCCGCCATTCTGATCGACGCGGACTCCGGACAAGTCCTGTACGAGAAAGACTCGGACACCGCCTACGCCCCGGCCAGCATGTCGAAAATGATGACCGAATATCTCGTATTCAAAGCCGTGGAAGAAGGCAAACTGAGCTGGGATCAAACGATCACCGTCACGGAGAATGCCGCCAGCCAGGTCGGAAGCCGTATTTTCTTGGCGGTTGGAGATAAACATACGGTAGAACAATTGTATATCGCGATGGCGGTCGGCTCCGCGAACGATGCGTCCGTCCAACTCGCGGAAGCGGTAGCGGGTTCGGAAGAAGCGTTCGCCAAGCTGATGAACGAAACGGCGGCCGAGCTCGGCATGACCAATTCGCATTTCATTAACGCGACCGGTCTCGATCGGGCCGATATGCCGGAAAAGTACCGCCCGACGTCCATCGAAGGCGAGACGATGATGTCCGCCCGTGACGCGGCGACGCTCGCGTACCACATTATTAAGGAAGATCCGAAGTTTCTGGAATACTCCAAAATTCAAACGTACCAATTCCGCGAACGGGATACGGATCCGATCGTCAACTATAACTGGATGCTCGAATCGAACAAAGACGTGCCCTCGTTCAGAAAGTTCGCCTATGAAGGCGTAGACGGCCTGAAAACGGGCCACACATCCTCGGCGGGCAATTGCTTTACCGGCACCGCCCTGCGGGACGGCACGCGCCTGATTGCCGTCGTGATGGGCGTGGAAGGCTCGAGCACCGACGGCAAGCGGTTTTTGGAAACGGCGACGCTGTTCGATTACGGCTTCAACAATTTCGAGAAAAAGACGGTCATCGACGCGAAAACGGCCGTGCCGGAGCACGAGACCCTTCCCGTCAAAAAAGGCGTAAGCAAAAAGCTTGACGTCGTCACGGCGACGGATCTGACGATTCTCGTCAAGAAGGGCGAAACGATCGAGCCGACCGTCACTGAAGTGAAAAGCACGGTCGATCCGATCACCGCGCCGGTCAAGCAAGGCGACAAAGTGGGCACCGTAACGTATACGTACAAAGACCCCGCGACGCAAGCGGACAAGTCCGCGACGATCGACCTGGTGGCCACCGAAGACGTCAAAAAAGCAAGCTGGTGGCGCTTGATGTTCCGGGCGATCGGGGAGTTTTTCGCCGGGCTGTTCAAGGGAATCGTCAATTTGTTCTGA